A stretch of Pirellulales bacterium DNA encodes these proteins:
- a CDS encoding SDR family oxidoreductase, with product MPSYLDKLFDLQGQVAVVIGGTGVLGGALCEGLAQAGTFVVVAGRSEERGHARAEAIHELGGEAAFLPVDAADRPSIEALLAAVLERRGQADVLVNCAGVNAATPYLEATDEDWRRVIETNLTSTHLACQTFAKHWVAAGRHGSIVNIGSVTAHLPLSRVFAYSASKAAVVNLTQNVARELARHGIRCNALCPGFFPAEQNRKILDPQRTTQIMSQTPMGRFGRPEELIGALLLLASRSAGSFITGATYYVDGGFTAMRL from the coding sequence ATGCCTTCCTACCTCGACAAGCTGTTCGATCTCCAGGGCCAAGTGGCGGTCGTGATCGGCGGGACGGGCGTTTTGGGCGGAGCGCTTTGCGAAGGGCTCGCCCAGGCCGGGACGTTTGTCGTCGTGGCTGGGCGGTCCGAAGAGCGAGGCCACGCCCGTGCTGAGGCGATTCATGAACTGGGGGGTGAAGCCGCGTTTTTGCCCGTCGATGCCGCCGATCGGCCATCGATCGAAGCGCTCTTGGCCGCCGTGCTCGAGCGGCGCGGGCAGGCCGACGTGCTCGTGAATTGTGCGGGCGTGAATGCCGCCACCCCATATCTCGAAGCGACCGACGAAGATTGGCGCCGCGTGATCGAAACGAATCTCACCAGCACCCACTTGGCTTGCCAAACGTTTGCGAAGCATTGGGTCGCCGCGGGCCGGCATGGTTCGATTGTGAATATCGGCAGCGTGACGGCTCATTTGCCGTTGTCGCGCGTGTTTGCCTATTCGGCATCGAAGGCAGCCGTGGTGAACCTGACGCAAAATGTCGCCCGCGAATTGGCCCGTCACGGCATCCGCTGCAACGCGCTTTGCCCCGGCTTCTTTCCTGCCGAGCAGAACCGCAAGATTCTCGATCCGCAGCGTACGACGCAGATCATGAGCCAAACCCCGATGGGCCGCTTCGGCCGCCCCGAGGAATTGATCGGCGCGCTATTGCTGCTTGCCTC
- the gnd gene encoding decarboxylating NADP(+)-dependent phosphogluconate dehydrogenase — protein sequence MPESCDFGVIGLAVMGENLALNIESRGFRVAVFNRTTSVTDTFLHGRAAGKNFVGCHSLNELAANLSTPRKVMLMIKAGPAVDAVIDELIPLMSPGDVIIDGGNTFYLDTERRTQTVEAKGLLYVGSGVSGGEEGALLGPSLMPGGSEKAWPLIKPVLQAIAAKVGPKQDIPCCEWIGPGGSGHYVKMVHNGIEYGDMQLICEAYFLLKEAAGLANAEIYDVFAEWNRGELDSYLIEITRDIFSVKDPETGADLVDMILDTAGAKGTGKWMSQLALDLGVPSTLVTEAVFARCLSALKAARLRANRVLKGPDPKAAPNLGERHEFVEAIRHALYASKICSYAQGFVQLAAAAAEHKWHLNYGHIALLWRGGCIIRARFLDRIKDAFDADPKLENLLLAPYFTSAVHEAQPAWRRVVAAAVELGIPVPAFNSALSYFDGIRRNRLPANLLQAQRDYFGAHTYQRTDRSGTFHTDWLKLRRGEGRGASNEDIR from the coding sequence ATGCCTGAATCCTGCGATTTCGGAGTGATCGGTCTGGCCGTGATGGGCGAAAATCTGGCCCTCAATATCGAGAGCCGGGGATTTCGCGTGGCCGTGTTCAATCGCACGACGAGTGTGACCGACACGTTCCTTCATGGCCGTGCGGCGGGCAAGAATTTCGTCGGCTGTCATTCGCTCAATGAGCTGGCGGCAAACCTTTCGACGCCGCGAAAAGTGATGCTCATGATCAAGGCCGGCCCGGCGGTCGATGCGGTGATCGACGAATTGATACCGCTGATGTCGCCCGGCGACGTGATCATCGACGGCGGCAACACATTCTACCTCGATACCGAGCGGCGCACGCAAACAGTCGAAGCGAAGGGATTGCTGTATGTCGGCAGCGGCGTGTCGGGCGGGGAGGAAGGCGCCCTGCTCGGGCCAAGCCTCATGCCCGGCGGCAGCGAAAAGGCCTGGCCGCTGATCAAGCCGGTGTTGCAGGCGATCGCCGCAAAGGTCGGTCCGAAGCAAGACATTCCCTGCTGCGAATGGATCGGCCCCGGCGGATCGGGCCACTACGTCAAAATGGTCCACAACGGCATCGAATATGGCGACATGCAGTTGATCTGCGAAGCCTATTTCCTGCTCAAGGAAGCGGCGGGGCTGGCGAACGCCGAAATTTACGACGTGTTCGCCGAGTGGAATCGCGGCGAACTCGATAGCTACCTGATCGAAATCACGCGGGACATCTTCAGCGTCAAAGACCCCGAGACCGGCGCCGACTTGGTCGACATGATTCTCGACACGGCCGGCGCAAAGGGCACCGGCAAGTGGATGAGCCAATTGGCGCTCGATCTCGGGGTGCCGAGCACATTGGTGACCGAAGCGGTTTTCGCCCGCTGCCTGTCGGCGCTGAAAGCGGCCCGGCTGAGGGCCAACCGGGTGTTGAAGGGTCCGGATCCGAAAGCCGCTCCGAATCTTGGCGAACGACATGAGTTCGTCGAAGCCATTCGGCATGCCCTGTATGCCTCGAAGATTTGCAGCTACGCGCAAGGCTTCGTTCAACTTGCCGCTGCCGCGGCCGAACACAAATGGCACCTGAACTACGGGCATATCGCCCTGCTCTGGCGCGGCGGGTGCATCATTCGGGCACGATTTTTGGATCGCATCAAAGACGCGTTCGACGCCGATCCGAAACTGGAAAATCTGCTTTTGGCCCCCTATTTCACCTCGGCCGTTCACGAAGCGCAGCCTGCCTGGCGGCGGGTGGTAGCGGCAGCGGTCGAGCTGGGGATTCCTGTGCCGGCATTCAACTCGGCATTGTCTTATTTTGATGGAATCCGTCGCAACCGACTCCCCGCAAACCTGCTGCAAGCCCAGCGTGACTATTTCGGCGCCCACACGTATCAGCGCACCGACCGTTCCGGCACGTTCCACACGGATTGGTTGAAACTAAGGAGGGGCGAGGGGCGAGGGGCGAGTAACGAAGACATTCGATAG
- a CDS encoding HAD family hydrolase, whose translation MLEFPKQHEFLVGIDSDGCAFDTMEVKHKECFIPNTIFAYNLQGISRYAREAAEFVNLYSKSRGINRFPALIETFHWLRKRPEVRARGVEVKIPDGLVRWMERETKLANPALAAAATATGDPDLKQALEWSQAVNDSVAKMVHGVPPFPYLRESLEKLADRADMVVVSATPHEALVREWEEHRLDKFLRAIGGQEKGTKKEMLGIARNYPPGQSLMIGDAPGDHAAAEANRALFFPINPGGEEASWRRFFEQGIDRFLAGTFAGEYQQQLLDDFHRYLPDRPPWPIVES comes from the coding sequence ATGCTCGAATTTCCCAAGCAGCATGAATTTCTCGTCGGCATCGATTCCGACGGATGCGCGTTCGACACGATGGAAGTGAAGCACAAGGAATGCTTCATCCCCAACACGATTTTCGCTTACAATCTGCAAGGCATCAGCCGCTACGCCCGCGAGGCGGCCGAATTCGTCAATCTCTATTCCAAGAGCCGCGGGATCAATCGGTTTCCGGCGCTGATCGAGACCTTTCACTGGCTTCGCAAGCGGCCCGAGGTGCGGGCGCGCGGCGTCGAAGTCAAAATTCCCGACGGCTTGGTGCGATGGATGGAACGGGAAACGAAGCTCGCGAACCCGGCGTTGGCGGCCGCCGCAACCGCCACCGGCGATCCGGATTTGAAACAGGCGCTCGAGTGGTCGCAAGCCGTCAACGATTCGGTCGCGAAGATGGTGCACGGCGTGCCGCCGTTTCCATACTTGCGCGAGAGCCTGGAAAAGTTGGCCGATCGGGCCGACATGGTCGTCGTTTCCGCGACGCCGCACGAGGCTTTGGTACGCGAATGGGAGGAGCACCGCCTGGACAAATTCCTCCGCGCGATCGGCGGCCAGGAAAAGGGGACCAAGAAGGAAATGCTCGGCATCGCCCGCAACTATCCACCGGGCCAATCCCTGATGATCGGCGATGCGCCGGGCGACCATGCCGCGGCCGAGGCCAATCGGGCCCTTTTTTTCCCCATCAATCCCGGGGGGGAAGAGGCCAGTTGGCGGCGTTTTTTCGAACAGGGGATCGACCGTTTCCTGGCCGGCACTTTCGCCGGCGAATATCAACAACAACTGCTCGACGATTTCCACCGCTATCTGCCCGACCGGCCCCCCTGGCCCATCGTCGAGTCTTAG